The sequence GATGAAGTGATAACCGCTTGGGCAACTAGAACTCAATCAATGAAAGCGCTAGTTAAACGTCAAGAAATGGCGGCTCAATCTGCGTATCAACGCCAAATTAACTTATTAGAGCAGTCAATCAAAGTGGCTGAGAAACAAGGTATTTCTCAAAAACAAACCTCAATTGCGATTGATGAGTTACCCGATTCTAAACTGTTTCTGTTAGGTGTTCCTCTGTTGCAATCACAGCTAGAAACTTTAGTCGCAACAGGTGCTGATTTTGATAGTGATTACGATCAAAATACGGCAATGTTAGCGACCCTTGCTGTGGGTGCAAAATTACAAGATAACTTCCAAACTTACCGTTTTCTACGTACTCCTGAAGATCCTGTGAAACGTGATAGTCCTCGTCGTGCCTTTATGATGGTACTTTGGGGCGCTATTGGTGTTCTTGCGGGGGCAGGCGTTGCATTAGTAAGACGCAGTTCATTAAAAAAATAATAATAATTAAATGTTGTCATTGATAACAATAACGAGACATCAGGTGTTTCGGCACCTGATGTATTGAGAATAAGGGCATATCGCTTTCCCAAAAATAAGCGATATAACAATGAAAAAAAGAGAGCCACTGTGAAAGTGTTGACTGTTTTTGGCACACGCCCTGAAGCGATTAAAATGGCACCTTTAGTGCACGCTTTAGCAAATGATGATTCGTTTGAAGCGAAGGTATGTGTTACGGCCCAACATCGAGAAATGCTTGATCAGGTATTAAATCTTTTTGAGATCAAACCAGATTACGATCTCAATATTATGAAACCAGGACAAGATTTAACGGATATTACCTGTCGTATTTTAGAAGGGTTAAAACCGGTATTAGCGTCATTCCAACCTGATGTTGTTTTGGTACACGGTGATACAACAACGACCATGGCAGCAAGTTTAGCCGCATTTTATCAACGAATTCCGGTTGGCCATGTGGAAGCAGGGCTACGTACTGGTAATCTTTATTCCCCTTGGCCTGAAGAGGCTAACCGTACCATTGCAGGGCATCTTGCAATGTATCATTTCGCACCAACAGAAACGGCAAAATTAAATTTGGTACGAGAAGCGGTTGCGGATAAAAATATTTTTGTCACGGGAAATACGGTAATTGATGCGTTGTTTTGGGTAAGTGACAGAGTGATGGGCAATCAAACGCTCTTAAATGAGCTTGCTGTCAACTATCCATTTATTCAGCCTGACAAGAAAATGATTTTGGTAACAGGACATCGTCGGGAAAGCTTTGGTGGCGGTTTTGAACGTATCTGCCAAGCTTTAGCTGAAATTGCATTAGCACACCCAGATGTAGAAGTGGTCTATCCTGTTCACTTAAACCCTAATGTGAGTGAACCAGTTCAACGTATCCTTCATGGTATTGATAATATTAAGCTAATACAGCCACAAGATTATCTTCCATTCGTTTATTTAATGAACCACGCTTACCTTATTTTAACCGACTCTGGTGGCATTCAAGAAGAAGCCCCTTCATTAGGTAAGCCTGTTCTTGTAATGCGAGACACTACAGAGCGTCCAGAAGCTGTTGAAGCGGGCTCTGTTCGTTTAGTGGGAACAGATACTAAACGTATTGTGAGCGAAGTAACCTCTTTATTGACAGACGAAAACGCGTATCACCAAATGAGTAAGGCAACAAATCCTTATGGTGATGGTCATGCCTGCCAACGTATTCTTGAAGCATTGAAAAAAAATCAGGTGACATTATGAGTTTTGAAACTATTTCTGTTATCGGCCTCGGCTACATTGGTTTACCTACAGCGGCAGCTTTTGCCTCTCGTAAGAAAAGCGTCATCGGTGTTGATGTGAATCAGCATGCAGTTGATACGATTAATAAAGGTCAAATTCACATTGTTGAGCCAGATCTTGATAAAGTGGTTAAACAAGCCGTTGAAGAAGGTCATTTAAAAGCCTACACCACGCCACAGCCGGCAGATGCTTACCTTATTGCTGTGCCTACACCATTTAAAGGTGAGCATGAGCCTGATTTGGCTTATGTTGAAGCTGCTGCACGCTCTATCGCCCCTGTATTGAAAAAAGGTGATCTTATTATTCTTGAATCAACCTCACCCGTTGGCTCTACTGAAAAAATGGCAGAATGGTTAGCTGACGCTCGCCCAGACTTAACATTCCCTCATCAACAAGGTGAAGATGCTGATATCGATATTGCTTACTGCCCTGAGCGTGTATTACCAGGTCAGGTAATGATTGAACTTATCCGCAATGACCGTGTTGTGGGGGGCATGAACCGTAAATCATCAGAGCGTGCAAGCGAGTTATATAAGATTTTCCTTGAAGGTGAATGTGTTATCACTAATGCGCGTACTGCGGAAATGTGTAAGCTGACAGAAAATAGCTTCCGTGATGTTAATATTGCGTTTGCTAATGAATTATCACTGATCTGTGCTGACCAAGATATTAATGTGTGGGAGCTCATTAGCTTGGCGAATCGCCATCCTCGCGTCAATATTTTACAACCAGGCCCAGGCGTTGGTGGACACTGTATCGCTGTTGACCCTTGGTTTATCGTGTCACAAAACCCAAAACAATCTCGTTTAATACACACGGCACGTTTGGTTAATGATGGCAAACCGGTATGGGTTATCGATCAAGTTAAAGCTGCTGTTGCAGATTGTCTTACTGAGACGGGCAAACGTGCAAGTGAAATCAAGATCGCCTGCTTTGGTTTAGCTTTTAAGCCTAATATTGATGACTTACGTGAAAGCCCTGCGATGAATATCACTAAACAAATAGCGGATTGGCACAGTGGTATGACATTAGCCGTTGAGCCCAATATTCATGAGCTACCAACAAAACTGAAAGGGATCACAGAGTTAGTATCAACAGAACAAGCGCTGAAAGACGCTGATATTGTTTTAATGCTAGTTGACCACCAACAATTTAAAGCGATCCCAGGTAGCAAAGTCACCCAAAAATGGATTGTAGATACTAAAGGAGTATGGCGTTGAAACGCATTCTAGTGACAGGTGGAGCTGGTTTTATCGGCTCTGCTGTTGTTCGACATATTATTGAAAACACCAATGACAGCGTTATTGTGGTGGATAAACTGACTTATGCCGGTAATTTAGAGTCATTAGCAACAGTAGCTAACAGCGAACGCTATGCCTTTGAGCAAGTCGATATCTGTGATAGAGCAGAGCTTGATCGCTTATTTGCTCAATATCAGCCAGATGTTGTTATGCACTTAGCGGCAGAAAGCCATGTAGACCGTTCTATCGATGGTCCAGCTGCGTTTATTGAAACCAATATTGTGGGTACTTACACCTTATTGGAAGCGGCTCGCCACTTTTGGCAAGTCTTGCCTGAAGGGAAGAAAGCCGCATTTCGTTTCCACCACATCTCAACAGATGAAGTGTATGGCGATTTAGAAGGTACTGATGATTTCTTCACAGAAACCACGCCTTATGCGCCAAGTAGTCCATATTCTGCTTCTAAAGCGTCAAGCGACCATTTAGTTCGCGCTTGGTTACGTACTTATGGTTTACCTACGGTGATCACGAATTGCTCGAATAACTATGGTCCTTACCATTTCCCTGAAAAATTAATTCCATTAATTATTTTAAATGCAATTTCAGGAAAACCATTACCTGTTTATGGTAAAGGTGAACAAATCCGTGATTGGCTCTATGTTGAAGATCATGCTCGTGCCCTCTATTTAGTCGCAACAACAGCAACACCGGGTAAAACTTACAATATTGGTGGACACAATGAGCGTCGCAATATTGATGTTGTTAAAACGATTTGTGCGCTATTAGAAGAGCTATATCCAGCAAAACCGGAAGGTGTTACTCAATATACTGATCTCATCACTTATGTGAAAGACAGACCCGGTCATGACTTACGCTATGCGATTGATGCAGCGAAAATTGAAGCAGAATTAGGCTGGAAACCAGAAGAGACATTTGAGTCTGGCATTCGTAAAACAGTTTTGTGGTATTTAAATAACGAAACTTGGTGGAAACGTGTGTTAGATGGATCTTATGCCGGTGAACGTTTAGGGCTTGGGAACTGATTAAGTAAAAAAGGATAAATGATGAAAGGTATTATTTTAGCGGGTGGCTCTGGTACACGACTGCATCCGATAACCAAAGGGGTATCGAAGCAGTTATTGCCTATCTATGATAAGCCCATGATCTATTATCCGCTTTCCGTTCTGATGCTTGCTGGTATTCGAGATATTTTGATCATCACAACACCCGATGATATGACCTCATTTCAGCGATTATTGGGTGATGGTTCTGCATTTGGTGTTCATCTTCAATATAAAATTCAGCCATCGCCTGATGGCTTAGCCCAAGCCTTTATTTTGGGCGAGGAGTTTATTGGTGATGATCATTGCTGTTTAGTTTTAGGTGATAACATCTATTTTGGTCAAGGGTTTAGTCCAAAATTAAAACAAGTTGCTCAACGTGATCGTGGTGCGACAGTGTTTGGTTATCAAGTGATGGATCCTGAGCGATTTGGTGTTGTTGAATTTGACGATGACTTCAAAGTATTGTCGATTGAAGAAAAGCCAGAACACCCTAAATCTAATTGGGCAGTGACAGGGCTTTATTTCTACGATAACCGTGTGGTTGATTTTGCCAAACGAGTTAAACCTTCGATTCGTGGTGAACTCGAAATTACGTCGATTAATCAAATGTATCTTGAATGTGGTGAACTTAATGTCGAACTGCTGGGACGTGGTTTTGCGTGGTTAGATACCGGAACTCACGATAGCTTAATTGAAGCCAGTACCTTTGTTCAAACTGTTGAAAAACGCCAAGGGTTTAAAGTTGCATGTCTTGAAGAGATTGCTTGGCGCAATGGTTGGCTCAGTGATGACCAAGTAAGAGAAAGCGCAAAATCACTGTCTAAAACAGGTTATGGTCGCTATCTATTGGATTTATTACATGTCCGTCCTCGCCAATATTAATTATCTTGAGTGGGAAAGTGAGTATTTTTCCCTCAACACAGGGCGTCTTGAGTTTGATACACAAGCGCCCGCATTAACAAACGAACAGCTTGACGCTTTTGCTGTGGTTCAAGCTAAAGTCGCATCTCATGAGCTTTCTCTTATCGATAAACTCAGCCAATTAGGTTTTCAATTTGCGGAAGGTGAAATTGATTTTAAACTTTCAATTGGCACAGAAAATGCTTGTAAGAAAACGACAGGATCTTTTTTTAGAAAAGCGACTGAAAATGATATCGATTTATTGATGGCAACAGCCTCAGATGCTTTTGTACAAAGTCGTTTTAGAACACCTTGGTATAAAGAAGGTGATAGCAGTCGTTTTTATGCATTATGGGTTAAAAAAGCGGTGTTAGGCACGTTCGATGATATCTGCTTACTGACTTATGATGCTGAAAATAATGTAAGTGGTTTTGTCACTTTACGCCATCTATCTGAACGTGAAGCAAGAGTGGGATTACTCGCAGTAATGCCCAACAGAATAGGACAAGGCATTGGTAAACAACTGATGTCGGCCGCGAAGATTTGGTGTCAACAACAAGGCGTTTCAACCTTATATGTTGCAACACAGATCAGCAATATTGCTGCTTCGCGTTTATACACACACAGTGGGGGCTTAATAGAGAGCACCACTTATTGGTTATACAGGGGATAATATGATTCCGTTTAATAAACCACCGGTTGTCGGCACAGAATTAGACTATATGAAACAAGCTATGGAAAGTGGCAAGCTCTGTGGTGATGGCAATTTCACAAAAAAATGTGAAAAGTGGTTAGAAGAACAATTTCATTGTCATAAAACGCTGTTAACGCCTTCTTGTACAGCATCGCTTGAAATGGCCGCCATCTTATTAGATATCAAGCCTGGCGATGAAGTCATTATGCCAAGTTTTACCTTTGTTTCGACCTCTAATGCGTTTGTATTACGTGGCGCAACAATTGTTTTCGTTGATATTCGTCCAGATACAATGAATATTGATGAAACAAAAATTGAAGCTGCGATTACAGATAAAACTCGCGCTATTGTTCCTGTTCATTATGCCGGTGTTGCGTGTGAAATGGATACGATTATGGCGATTGCGAAAAAACATAATCTGTTTGTTATCGAAGATGCTGCACAAGGTGTCATGTCAACTTACAAGGGTAAGGCGCTTGGTACGATTGGTCATATTGGTTGTTATAGTTTCCATGAAACGAAAAACTACTCATCAGGTGGTGAGGGTGGGGCAACGTTAATTAATGATCCTGATTTAATCAATCGTGCCGAAGTTATCCGTGAAAAAGGGACTAACCGCAGTCAATTTTTCCGTGGTCAGGTAGATAAATATACTTGGCGTGATATTGGTTCTAGCTATTTAATGTCAGACTTACAGGCAGCCTACTTGTGGGCTCAACTTGAAGAAGCTGAAAAAATTAATGAGCGTCGTTTAGCATTTTGGCAGATTTACTATGATGCATTGATTCCATTAGCGGAAAAAGGCTTATTAGCGCTTCCAATCGTTCCTGAAGGGTTAGAACACAATGCACATATGTTCTATATCAAACTGAAAGATATCGAGCAACGTAGCGCGTTTAATGACTATATGAAAGAGCATGGTGTCCTAACGGTATTCCACTATGTGTCATTACATACTAGCCCTGCGGGGATGAAGTTTGGTCGCTTTGATGGTGAAGATATTTTCACTACGCAAGAAAGTGAGCGTTTAGTGCGTTTACCTATGTTCTACAATATGACAGAAGAAGAGCAACAGACTGTTATTGGTCATATTCGCGACTTTTTTGCTTAATTATGTCATTAGCCAAAGCATCAATTTGGACAGCGGGATCAACCCTGATAAAAATCGGGGCTGGTCTGCTTGTTATTAAGTTACTTGCTGTCTCTTTTGGACCAACAGGAGTCGGATTAGCGGGTAACTTTCGTCAATTAATTACTGTACTCGGCGTTTTATCTGGTGCAGGTATTTTTAATGGTGTGACGAAATTAATCGCACAATATCAAGATGATGATATTCAACGCAAAAAAGTGTTGGGGACTTCATCATTTATGATTTTGCTGTTTTCCACATTATTAGCGATTTTATTTCTTCTTTTTTCTGCTCCCATTAGCCAAGTGTTATTTGGTGATGATTATCATCAATATCAGGATATTGTAAGAGCCGTTGCTTTTATTCAAATGGGGATAGCATATAGCAATTATTTTCTTGCTATATTAAAGGGTTATCGTGATGCGGCAGGTAATGCTTTATCTGTGATTGCGGGTAGCGTTATTGGCGTTATTGCTTATTATTTATGCTATTTATTAGCGGGTTATCACGGTGCATTAATAGGGCTAGCCTTAGTGCCTGCGCTTATTTTATTTCCTGCTACATTTTTAGTAGTCAAGCGTAAACGTTTTGCTTTAAGCGAGCTTAAACCTCATTGGGATAAGGCAATAGCAAGTCATCTTGGTAAGTTTACCATTATGGCAATACTGACATCGATTACATTACCTGTTGCTTATATCATGATGCGTAATTTACTTGCTGAGCATTATAGCTGGGAAGACGTGGGAATTTGGCAAGGGGTGACCAGTATTTCAGATGCTTATTTGCAATTTATTACCGCATCTTTCTCTGTTTATTTACTGCCAACACTCTCCCGACTAACGCAAAAGAGTGATATCACCAAAGAGATCGTTAAGTCACTGAAGTTTGTATTACCTGCGGTAGCTGCTGCGAGTTTGATGGTGTGGTTATTACGCGATTTTGCGATTTGGTTACTGTTTTCAGATAAATTTACCGCTATGCGTGATTTATTTGCATGGCAACTTGTTGGCGATGTTTTAAAAGTAGGCGCTTATGTCTTTGGTTATCTCGTCATTGCAAAAGCGGCGTTACGTTTTTATATCCTTACAGAAGTCAGCCAGTTTGCTTTATTAACGTTATTTTCGCGTTGGCTTATTCCTGAGCATGGTGCACTGGGCGCAGCTCAAGCCTATATGGCAACGTATATTATTTACTTCCTTCTCTGTAGTTCTGTTTTCGTGATTTATTGCAGGCGCAAATGACAACTTTGATTTACGTACTAGGTTCAGACATTGTGCATCATAACAACACAATGTTACGGTTTTTTAACGACCAGCTCGTGACTGAGGCGGGGTTAACGTATAAACCCCGTTTTATCGTTGCCAGTAAAAATACCTCACTGCAAGAAAGCTACCCAGCTTTAGATATTGAGTGTTTAGCTGATAAAAAGCAGGTTGCTCAGAGAGTGGTCGCATTGGCAAAAGCGGATACTCATCAACGATTCCTTTTTTTAGGTCAGTTTAATGCGCCTATTTGGTTGGCATTATTGACGGGTAAGATTAAACGCCATCAATTTTGGTGGCATATTTGGGGTGCTGATTTATATCAGGATGCTAAACAGCTAAAATTTAGACTCTTCTATTTTCTTCGTAAACTCGCTCAAAAGCGTGTGGGACGGGTATTTGGTACACGAGGCGATCTGAATTACTTTGCACAATTTAACGTTAATATTCCAGCTAGTTTGCTCTATTTTCCAACAAGAATGGATCCTGCACTCACGGTGATAGAAAAAGCACCTATTGATGAAAAACAACTTACTATTATTGTGGGTAATTCAGGAGATAGATCGAATCGTCATATTGAAGCTTTACAGGCAATAGCAGAGCAATATGGAACACGTGCCAAAGTGATTATTCCTATGGGATATCCTGAAAATAATCACGTTTATATTGATGAAGTCACCCAAGCAGCGAGTCAGTTGCTTCCCTATAATCAGGTTGAAATATTACGTGATAAGTTGGCATTTGATGATTATCTTGCGTTATTGAAAACATGTGATTTAGGCTATTTTATTTTTCATCGTCAACAAGGTATCGGCACGCTTTGTCTGCTTATTCAATTTGCGATCCCTTTTGTTATTAGTCGTCAAAATCCATTTTGGCAGGATTTAACTGAGCAAAATGTGCCTGTTTTTTTCTCGGGTGACAAATTAGATGTAGCGCTGATTGAAGAGGCTAAACGCCAATTGCTAATGCTTGATCGCCAAACTATTGCCTTCTTTGCCCCTAACTTTACGGACGGCTGGAAAGCGTTAATTGAGATGAGTACAGGAGAGCCGCAATGACATTGGCGGAACTGGGTGGCTTAGCACTTGTTTATTTTATCTCTTTAAGCTTTATTTTATTGCTCACTTATCAAGAGTTTCGTCGAGTTCGCTTTAATTTTAATGTTTTTTTCTCAATGCTCTATCTGCTGACCTTTTATTTTGGTTTTCCACTGACTTGTCTGTTGGTATTCCAATTTGATGTCGCAGTTGTACCGGTTGATTCATTATTATACGCGCTATTAGCCTCTACCAGCTTCTATGCAATTTATTATGTAACTTATAAGGTGAGACTGAGAAAATCGGTTGACGGCGCTTCTAAGACGTTATTTACGATGAATAGAGTCGAAACCAACCTCACTTGGATTTTGTTGGCATTAATCGCATTTGTAACCGTAGGTATTTTCTTTCTACAAAATGGCTTTTTACTCTTTAAGCTCAAAACGTATAGTCAAATTTTTTCAAGCCAAGTATCAGGTGTTGCGCTTAAGCGCTTTTTCTATTTTTTTATTCCCGCGATGCTGGTGGTCTATTTCTTAAAACCGACTCAACAACGCTGGATTTTCTTTCTTTGTGCGACGGTGGGGTTTGGGATATTAACTTATATTATCGTGGGTGGAACTCGCGCTAATATCATCATCGCTTTTGCGTTATTTTTATTTATTGGAATTGTTCGTGGCTGGATAACCTTGTGGATGCTGGTTGCAGCAGGGGTTATGAGTATCGTTGGAATGTTCTGGTTGGCATTAAAACGTTATGGGCTTGATGTGAGTGGTGCTGAGGCGTTCTATACTTTCTTGTATCTCACCCGTGATACGTTTTCTCCTTGGGAAAACTTAGCTTTGTTACTTAATAATTATGACAAGATTGAGTTCCAAGGGCTTGCACCAATCATTCGTGATTTTTATGTCTTTATACCTTCTTGGGTATGGCCAGAACGCCCTGATGTTGTACTGAACTCGGCAAATTATTTTACATGGGAAGTGCTTAATTACCATGCGGGTCTTGCTATTTCGCCGACCTTAATTGGCTCTTTGGTTGTCATGGGGGGCATTGCCTTTATCCCATTAGGTGCAATTGTTG comes from Proteus vulgaris and encodes:
- the wecB gene encoding non-hydrolyzing UDP-N-acetylglucosamine 2-epimerase, with product MKVLTVFGTRPEAIKMAPLVHALANDDSFEAKVCVTAQHREMLDQVLNLFEIKPDYDLNIMKPGQDLTDITCRILEGLKPVLASFQPDVVLVHGDTTTTMAASLAAFYQRIPVGHVEAGLRTGNLYSPWPEEANRTIAGHLAMYHFAPTETAKLNLVREAVADKNIFVTGNTVIDALFWVSDRVMGNQTLLNELAVNYPFIQPDKKMILVTGHRRESFGGGFERICQALAEIALAHPDVEVVYPVHLNPNVSEPVQRILHGIDNIKLIQPQDYLPFVYLMNHAYLILTDSGGIQEEAPSLGKPVLVMRDTTERPEAVEAGSVRLVGTDTKRIVSEVTSLLTDENAYHQMSKATNPYGDGHACQRILEALKKNQVTL
- the wecC gene encoding UDP-N-acetyl-D-mannosamine dehydrogenase — protein: MSFETISVIGLGYIGLPTAAAFASRKKSVIGVDVNQHAVDTINKGQIHIVEPDLDKVVKQAVEEGHLKAYTTPQPADAYLIAVPTPFKGEHEPDLAYVEAAARSIAPVLKKGDLIILESTSPVGSTEKMAEWLADARPDLTFPHQQGEDADIDIAYCPERVLPGQVMIELIRNDRVVGGMNRKSSERASELYKIFLEGECVITNARTAEMCKLTENSFRDVNIAFANELSLICADQDINVWELISLANRHPRVNILQPGPGVGGHCIAVDPWFIVSQNPKQSRLIHTARLVNDGKPVWVIDQVKAAVADCLTETGKRASEIKIACFGLAFKPNIDDLRESPAMNITKQIADWHSGMTLAVEPNIHELPTKLKGITELVSTEQALKDADIVLMLVDHQQFKAIPGSKVTQKWIVDTKGVWR
- the rffG gene encoding dTDP-glucose 4,6-dehydratase, which produces MKRILVTGGAGFIGSAVVRHIIENTNDSVIVVDKLTYAGNLESLATVANSERYAFEQVDICDRAELDRLFAQYQPDVVMHLAAESHVDRSIDGPAAFIETNIVGTYTLLEAARHFWQVLPEGKKAAFRFHHISTDEVYGDLEGTDDFFTETTPYAPSSPYSASKASSDHLVRAWLRTYGLPTVITNCSNNYGPYHFPEKLIPLIILNAISGKPLPVYGKGEQIRDWLYVEDHARALYLVATTATPGKTYNIGGHNERRNIDVVKTICALLEELYPAKPEGVTQYTDLITYVKDRPGHDLRYAIDAAKIEAELGWKPEETFESGIRKTVLWYLNNETWWKRVLDGSYAGERLGLGN
- the rfbA gene encoding glucose-1-phosphate thymidylyltransferase RfbA, whose product is MKGIILAGGSGTRLHPITKGVSKQLLPIYDKPMIYYPLSVLMLAGIRDILIITTPDDMTSFQRLLGDGSAFGVHLQYKIQPSPDGLAQAFILGEEFIGDDHCCLVLGDNIYFGQGFSPKLKQVAQRDRGATVFGYQVMDPERFGVVEFDDDFKVLSIEEKPEHPKSNWAVTGLYFYDNRVVDFAKRVKPSIRGELEITSINQMYLECGELNVELLGRGFAWLDTGTHDSLIEASTFVQTVEKRQGFKVACLEEIAWRNGWLSDDQVRESAKSLSKTGYGRYLLDLLHVRPRQY
- the rffC gene encoding dTDP-4-amino-4,6-dideoxy-D-galactose acyltransferase, whose translation is MSVLANINYLEWESEYFSLNTGRLEFDTQAPALTNEQLDAFAVVQAKVASHELSLIDKLSQLGFQFAEGEIDFKLSIGTENACKKTTGSFFRKATENDIDLLMATASDAFVQSRFRTPWYKEGDSSRFYALWVKKAVLGTFDDICLLTYDAENNVSGFVTLRHLSEREARVGLLAVMPNRIGQGIGKQLMSAAKIWCQQQGVSTLYVATQISNIAASRLYTHSGGLIESTTYWLYRG
- the rffA gene encoding dTDP-4-amino-4,6-dideoxygalactose transaminase produces the protein MIPFNKPPVVGTELDYMKQAMESGKLCGDGNFTKKCEKWLEEQFHCHKTLLTPSCTASLEMAAILLDIKPGDEVIMPSFTFVSTSNAFVLRGATIVFVDIRPDTMNIDETKIEAAITDKTRAIVPVHYAGVACEMDTIMAIAKKHNLFVIEDAAQGVMSTYKGKALGTIGHIGCYSFHETKNYSSGGEGGATLINDPDLINRAEVIREKGTNRSQFFRGQVDKYTWRDIGSSYLMSDLQAAYLWAQLEEAEKINERRLAFWQIYYDALIPLAEKGLLALPIVPEGLEHNAHMFYIKLKDIEQRSAFNDYMKEHGVLTVFHYVSLHTSPAGMKFGRFDGEDIFTTQESERLVRLPMFYNMTEEEQQTVIGHIRDFFA
- the wzxE gene encoding lipid III flippase WzxE; protein product: MSLAKASIWTAGSTLIKIGAGLLVIKLLAVSFGPTGVGLAGNFRQLITVLGVLSGAGIFNGVTKLIAQYQDDDIQRKKVLGTSSFMILLFSTLLAILFLLFSAPISQVLFGDDYHQYQDIVRAVAFIQMGIAYSNYFLAILKGYRDAAGNALSVIAGSVIGVIAYYLCYLLAGYHGALIGLALVPALILFPATFLVVKRKRFALSELKPHWDKAIASHLGKFTIMAILTSITLPVAYIMMRNLLAEHYSWEDVGIWQGVTSISDAYLQFITASFSVYLLPTLSRLTQKSDITKEIVKSLKFVLPAVAAASLMVWLLRDFAIWLLFSDKFTAMRDLFAWQLVGDVLKVGAYVFGYLVIAKAALRFYILTEVSQFALLTLFSRWLIPEHGALGAAQAYMATYIIYFLLCSSVFVIYCRRK
- a CDS encoding TDP-N-acetylfucosamine:lipid II N-acetylfucosaminyltransferase, translated to MTTLIYVLGSDIVHHNNTMLRFFNDQLVTEAGLTYKPRFIVASKNTSLQESYPALDIECLADKKQVAQRVVALAKADTHQRFLFLGQFNAPIWLALLTGKIKRHQFWWHIWGADLYQDAKQLKFRLFYFLRKLAQKRVGRVFGTRGDLNYFAQFNVNIPASLLYFPTRMDPALTVIEKAPIDEKQLTIIVGNSGDRSNRHIEALQAIAEQYGTRAKVIIPMGYPENNHVYIDEVTQAASQLLPYNQVEILRDKLAFDDYLALLKTCDLGYFIFHRQQGIGTLCLLIQFAIPFVISRQNPFWQDLTEQNVPVFFSGDKLDVALIEEAKRQLLMLDRQTIAFFAPNFTDGWKALIEMSTGEPQ
- the wzyE gene encoding ECA oligosaccharide polymerase, coding for MTLAELGGLALVYFISLSFILLLTYQEFRRVRFNFNVFFSMLYLLTFYFGFPLTCLLVFQFDVAVVPVDSLLYALLASTSFYAIYYVTYKVRLRKSVDGASKTLFTMNRVETNLTWILLALIAFVTVGIFFLQNGFLLFKLKTYSQIFSSQVSGVALKRFFYFFIPAMLVVYFLKPTQQRWIFFLCATVGFGILTYIIVGGTRANIIIAFALFLFIGIVRGWITLWMLVAAGVMSIVGMFWLALKRYGLDVSGAEAFYTFLYLTRDTFSPWENLALLLNNYDKIEFQGLAPIIRDFYVFIPSWVWPERPDVVLNSANYFTWEVLNYHAGLAISPTLIGSLVVMGGIAFIPLGAIVVGLIIKWFDWLYQQGLNESNRYKSAILQAFCFGAIFNMIVLAREGVDSFVSRVVFFCLIFGLCLVVAKLLYWLFESAGLVRNYVTRQIQSEPRCLEKKEK